In a single window of the uncultured Dysgonomonas sp. genome:
- a CDS encoding heavy-metal-associated domain-containing protein gives MKKIVLFLTVIIFLSANSLTANNQDSLQKKDTIHARHHQKEKSEMKESHAMLKVEGKCDMCKKRIETAALNVEGVSSAIWDKKTKELHLNFDEKKTSIEAISKAVAKVGHDTEKDKTDKKTYNALPGCCKYR, from the coding sequence ATGAAAAAGATAGTTTTATTTTTAACAGTGATAATATTCTTATCAGCAAACAGCCTGACTGCTAACAATCAGGATAGCCTACAAAAAAAAGATACCATACATGCCAGACATCATCAAAAAGAAAAAAGTGAAATGAAAGAATCTCATGCGATGCTCAAAGTGGAAGGTAAGTGCGATATGTGTAAAAAACGAATTGAGACAGCCGCATTAAATGTGGAAGGTGTGTCTTCGGCTATTTGGGATAAAAAGACGAAAGAATTACATCTTAACTTTGACGAAAAGAAAACATCTATCGAGGCAATAAGTAAGGCCGTTGCCAAAGTGGGACATGATACAGAAAAGGACAAAACAGATAAAAAAACGTATAATGCCCTACCCGGCTGTTGCAAATACAGGTAA